The DNA segment TTACGGTTGTCTCAAATTCATTTGAATAGATATCCATAGAAGTGAATCTTCATAGTAATATTAAACATAATTGAATTGATTTCTATATTTCTAGGAATTTATTTTGATAGGATCCAGAATTCTTAAAGCAAAGTATTCTTATCATACATTATGAGTTCTGAAGAGTTTCAACCATATCTCTATCTTTATGCCGCAATGACTCAACCTGAAGTAACTGGAATTGTTAGAACTTATTGCTCTCCAGGTGAAATTTCTGATTTGTCAAATACCTTAACATCTTGGCAGCAGGCAAGATCTTCTCTTGAACAAATACAGACACAAGAAAATGAGGTCGCAAACAATATGACTATTTTTCCAATAGAACAAAATGAAAAATTAACAACCTTGCAAAACAGCCCTCTTTTTCCAAGAACATTTTCAAATATGCCTTCTGTTTTTGGATTGGTAGACATTGATACTCTTGTGGCCACACAAAGGAATGTTTATCTAAATTATGTTAATGAAATGGAACAACGAATACCTGATAATCCATCTATTGATGATCTTATCGATATTTGTTTGCCTCTAAATCCCTCTCCTCCAGAACCAAAAGTCACTCAAACATCTCAGAGTTCTTGGATTTTTTCTAGCCCTAGTCCAGACTTTCGATATTTGGGTGGACATCTTAAAGATCAAATCTCTGAAGATGATATTGGTATGACTCAAGTAGGCGGATTTCCTGTTAAAGCAATTACTCTTTTTGTGGGATATGGAACTAGCCCTATCAACGTATATCATGCAAATGGTAGACTTATTCTAAATAACGGCTTTCATAGAGTGTATGCATTAAGGCGAAGAGGTATTACTAGAATTCCTGTAGTTGTTCAACAAGTTTCAAATCCAGAATTAGAATTTCCCCAACAACTACTTGGATTAACAAGGAATTATTTATTGAATAACCCCCGACCTATTTTAGTAAAAGATTTCTTTACTGATGGATTGACTAAAACATTTCAAAGAAAAAAAATGATAACTACTGTACAAGTAAATGCTCAAGCAGGCGCTGTAACATTCGAAGTATAAACAAAAAGGTCTGGCATCAACTAAATTTACAAAACTCGCCAGCAGTACAAGTTAGAATTTAGAGAGTGTAGAACTAAAAGTTAGACACCGCAATGGAGTTTGGAGTGCCACTCTAATTTCATAAATCTAGTCTCTTTGTAGTCTTTGGTGCATTATTACAAGTACTAATGTATGGACAAACAAAAAAAACATGTTCCGACCTTTTACAAGGGGAATATGTCTTACATGCAACATAGTGCCTTTTATCGGAATTTTTCACATGAACATTTCTTACAACCCGATCTTTTTTCTTTTGATGAAAAGTATTCCATACCTTTTGTTGAGTCTATTTTCAGATTATGGGAAGTCTCATAATGACCACAATCCTTACATGATCGCCCTTCGGGATTACTCTGGATCAATCTCTTAAGAAAATTTCCCATAAATTATAGTTAAAGACGGATTATTTTATAGATGATGGTACTGCCCAAAACCTTCCACGATGATTTTTGACTGTAAGAGTAAAAGATTCGAAGTACTTATGAATATCATAATTTTAGCTTTGGATAATTGAAGATATTTTATACTAAACATTTTGATGATCCTACATGTGAAAAATTTACTGAATTCCATGTGGATACTCATAGAACATGGTGGTGTTGTAAACAACTCAAAGAACATGATAAACATTTTCAACTATGGAACGTTAAATGGGCAAAATTCCACTTTAAAGATATCAGCGCAGATGGAAACATTGCATTTTTTCCAATGAACTATTGTCCATACTGTGGTGAGAAAATAGAATATGAGGAATTTACAAAATGAAAACTAGCAATATTTTACTTGTAATTTCTATTTTTGTAGTTGGTTTTATTCTAATATCCATAAACTATTCTGCAATATCTGACTTTTACACATATTCTGTTCCACTAAACAAAGCCAAAATAGTTCCAAACTTCCCTATACAACCAAATGAATTCCAAGAGACACATGACAAAAAAGATTCCACATGTTATGCCACTCCGTCAATGAACCAGTATTGCTACAAAAAACCAAAGATACATGACCCACAAAACAGAGACCACCTGAGTTCATTTATCACTGGAAATAACGGGATTAACGGCGAGATTCACTTTGATAGGGTAGGTCTTGAAGGAGGAATATTTACAATAAAGAACATGAAACTGATTGATGAAAATACCGCACTGTTTACGTTTGCAGACAAGGACTATCGCATAGGAAACAAGGACAGAACAACATATGAGATTACAGAGGACTTTGAATTTGATACAATTGTTGAAAAATACGATTCGTTTATCACGCATTGCGGAAACTTTGATGGAACTGGTGCAACCATAGTGCAATATCTTGGAACTACGACAATTGATGATGTGGATTACTTTTTGACATGGCATGCTGTGATAGAGCCAGAAGACAGATTCCAGTGTGAGTATCCAGAAATCATTCAGTACAGCTTGAATCATGATTTTGGAGAGTTGTAGAAAATGAAGACTAGATACAAAATTCCAATTATTATAGCTCTAGTATTTGTTGCAATTGTGCCTCAGACTCCACACATAATTTGGAGTGTATGTGAAATATTACCTGATTGTGGCAATGATTTGTCATATGTTTCGGGGATTAACTTTTTTGGAATGCCTGTAGATACAAATCTTTTTGATGATCATCAGGAAAAACCGCTTGGATTCTTTCTGTTAGGAGTATCGTTTACTTCTATTGGAACATTGGTATTGTGGGGAATTAGAAAATGAAAACTAAACTCTTGATAATTGCTGTTGGAATGGCTGTGTTTGCAGGAGTTGGAATTGCATATGGCATTAATCAGTATGATTACTATCAGGATC comes from the Candidatus Nitrosopumilus sediminis genome and includes:
- a CDS encoding ParB N-terminal domain-containing protein, with translation MSSEEFQPYLYLYAAMTQPEVTGIVRTYCSPGEISDLSNTLTSWQQARSSLEQIQTQENEVANNMTIFPIEQNEKLTTLQNSPLFPRTFSNMPSVFGLVDIDTLVATQRNVYLNYVNEMEQRIPDNPSIDDLIDICLPLNPSPPEPKVTQTSQSSWIFSSPSPDFRYLGGHLKDQISEDDIGMTQVGGFPVKAITLFVGYGTSPINVYHANGRLILNNGFHRVYALRRRGITRIPVVVQQVSNPELEFPQQLLGLTRNYLLNNPRPILVKDFFTDGLTKTFQRKKMITTVQVNAQAGAVTFEV